The Cryptococcus gattii WM276 chromosome K, complete sequence genome contains the following window.
TGGTGCCACTGTAAGGAGGTCTATAGGTACCAGGGAACTACGAAACCTTACTCCTTTCTTGATGTGAGTCACTTTCAACTTTTGAGCGACAAAACTTCCAATTTTGGACATCGACACCCAGAGATGGAGGACCTCGCCCAAATGCACTTGAGAGCAGGCCAAGCAAGTGATTGAGATTCCAACAGGAATTAACTATCCAGACCCGAAAGTGGCTAGCCCCATAGCAACTTACTAGTGAATTTGACCCAATATTCATGTACTAACTTTGTTCCACAGGCTCGATCATTTCAGAGTCCTTCCCGGTGCTGGTTTTCCCGATCACCCCCACCGAGGTATGCAGACTGTTACTTACTTGTTCCAAGGTACCTTCAAGCACGAGGACTTCCTTGGATACTCTGGAACGTAAGTTCTTCTGTTTGATGATATCTTTGCAATATGATCCACTCACACAGTTACCTTAGTTTGACACCCGGAGATGTTCAGTGGATGACAGCCGGTAGGGGTATCGCCCACGCCGAAATGCCTATCTTCGATCCAGACCCAGCTAAGGCTGAGCCTGTTGAAGGTATGCAACTCTGGATTGACCTTCCCCAGAAGGACAAATATATCGAGCCAGAATACCAGGATAGAAAGGCTGAAGAGTAAATCTGAGTGATCAAATTGTATAATGCCCTTGCTGATATGTGCGTTAGTATCCCTGTTATTCACCCCAAGGATGGCGTAGAAATTACTGTTCTCTCGGGTGACTCTCACGGTACCAGTGGCTCTGTTACTCCTGTCGGCGGTGCTTGGTACTTGGGTTTCAAGCTTCAGAAACCCGGAGTTAGTGTCTATCAGCCACTTCCTGAAGGCTACAATGCTTTCATCTATAGTAAGTCTTGTTAAGCTAATCGTATTGGCCTACTCTGTTGACAAAGTCCAAAACAGTCGTGAAAGGCAAACTGCAAGTCGGCGATGACGCCAAAGCTCATGACAAGTTCAATTTGCTTGTTCTTTCTACCAAGCCTGGAGAATCTGGTGTGACTCTTACCAGGCCAGCAGACGACACTGGTGCTGAAGAAGCACATTTTGTTGTCATTGCCGGAAAGCCCCTCGACCAGCCCATTGTTCAGGTGAATCAGTTCATCATTTGTAAGATGATAACGTACTGACAGTCCTTTTTCAGTATGGCCCTTTCGTCACGTGCAGCCAAAGACAAGCTATGGAAGCTATTATGGACTACCAGACAGGAAAAAATGGGTTTGAGCGCGCTGTTGGTTGGAAGAGCAAGATTGCCAAAGACTTCAGAGGATAAACTGTTTTGGATAACTGATTTACTTTTTCCATCTCTGTAGATTATTGAAATTCGCATTCCCATATATAACTATCATATCTGCATATTTTGTGAATCTTGCCATGATAGCAGAGCGATTGTTTCCGTTCCGTTTCCGTATTCGTTATGATGCCTCCCGGGCCCTCAACTTCGTTCTTTTTTCTGCGGCCACGCGGCTGTGGCCATTCCCGCCGACGGCCCTAATAGCAGTCAACGAATTGTCCGCGTTTCT
Protein-coding sequences here:
- a CDS encoding uncharacterized protein (Similar to TIGR gene model, INSD accession AAW46140.1) translates to MIKPAFIRFTSPSILTTLKANMSTTAATSTATGASRSITKSVYAHEVSEGAGATVRRSIGTRELRNLTPFLMLDHFRVLPGAGFPDHPHRGMQTVTYLFQGTFKHEDFLGYSGTLTPGDVQWMTAGRGIAHAEMPIFDPDPAKAEPVEGMQLWIDLPQKDKYIEPEYQDRKAEDIPVIHPKDGVEITVLSGDSHGTSGSVTPVGGAWYLGFKLQKPGVSVYQPLPEGYNAFIYIVKGKLQVGDDAKAHDKFNLLVLSTKPGESGVTLTRPADDTGAEEAHFVVIAGKPLDQPIVQYGPFVTCSQRQAMEAIMDYQTGKNGFERAVGWKSKIAKDFRG